One Leptospira wolbachii serovar Codice str. CDC genomic region harbors:
- a CDS encoding class I fructose-bisphosphate aldolase, translating into MNFDEISKHLGNDAESLLGFKSPKIAKELIHVPGSDWVDRIFAPTDRSVPVLRSIQTLLGSGRLGGTGYVSILPVDQGIEHSAGASFAKNPIYFDGENIIKLAIEGGCNGVATTLGVLGSVARKYAHKIPFILKINHNELLTYPNKSEQILFATVKQAYDQGCVAVGATIYFGSADSGREIVEISKIFQMAHELGMATILWCYVRNNAFKKDKDYHVSADLTGQANHLGVTIQADIIKQKLPENNGGYNVLNQESSYGKTDKRIYSDLTSDHPIDLTRYQVANCYMGRAGLINSGGASGENDLQDALKTAVINKRAGGMGLISGRKAFQKPMKEGVALLNAIQDVYLSKEITVA; encoded by the coding sequence TTGAACTTCGACGAAATCTCGAAACATCTTGGAAATGACGCGGAATCCCTTCTTGGATTCAAATCGCCAAAAATCGCTAAAGAACTAATCCACGTACCCGGCAGTGACTGGGTTGATAGAATTTTTGCTCCCACAGACAGGTCTGTACCTGTTCTTCGTAGCATCCAAACCCTTCTCGGAAGTGGCCGCCTTGGTGGAACTGGTTATGTTTCCATTCTTCCGGTGGACCAAGGAATTGAACACTCCGCAGGGGCATCATTTGCGAAAAACCCTATTTACTTTGATGGCGAAAATATCATCAAATTGGCAATCGAAGGTGGTTGTAACGGTGTTGCGACAACTCTCGGTGTTCTTGGATCGGTTGCAAGAAAGTATGCTCACAAAATCCCTTTCATTTTGAAGATCAACCACAATGAACTTCTCACTTACCCAAACAAAAGTGAACAAATTTTGTTCGCTACAGTAAAACAAGCTTATGATCAAGGTTGTGTTGCTGTGGGTGCTACCATTTATTTTGGTTCTGCTGATTCGGGTCGTGAGATCGTAGAAATTTCTAAAATCTTTCAAATGGCACATGAGCTCGGAATGGCAACCATCCTTTGGTGTTATGTAAGAAACAATGCGTTCAAAAAAGATAAAGACTACCATGTTTCTGCTGACTTAACAGGACAAGCAAACCACTTAGGTGTTACCATCCAAGCGGACATCATCAAACAAAAGTTACCTGAAAACAACGGTGGATACAATGTTTTAAACCAAGAATCTTCTTATGGTAAAACAGACAAACGTATCTATTCCGACCTTACTTCTGACCACCCGATTGACCTCACTCGTTACCAAGTAGCAAATTGTTATATGGGAAGAGCAGGCCTTATCAATTCTGGTGGAGCTTCTGGAGAAAACGATTTACAGGACGCTTTAAAAACAGCAGTAATCAACAAACGTGCAGGTGGAATGGGTCTGATCTCAGGAAGAAAGGCATTCCAAAAGCCGATGAAGGAAGGAGTTGCTCTACTCAACGCCATCCAAGACGTATACCTATCGAAAGAAATCACAGTCGCTTAA
- a CDS encoding sensor histidine kinase, translated as MFFSLAWLFLTLSLGVWWWILGFRQAKTISEISISAERQVELDRVNRMLQLEGSFFLSMLTLGGVTLAVLSYRDHKRSKLISDFFSTVTHEMKTPIASLQLQIEVLLEDTKEPELKRKLEKIWKENQRIESQMGNAFYLASLMQGESLYMEQLTISDLCESYSHHEPDLIWKVSVPKETMVYIDKKAFFAMLKNLSENAKRHGKAKTIKLTITRENKQISFLLEDDGTGFVGNKKNLTLPFLRHSKTSGSGIGLYIVKKLIEKMKGSLEFPDSSYGFHVKLNLKEVP; from the coding sequence ATGTTTTTTTCCCTGGCATGGCTTTTCCTCACACTGTCTTTGGGAGTGTGGTGGTGGATTTTGGGTTTCCGTCAGGCAAAAACCATATCGGAAATTTCTATCAGTGCAGAAAGACAGGTGGAACTAGACCGAGTCAATCGAATGTTGCAACTGGAAGGATCCTTCTTTCTCTCCATGTTGACCCTAGGTGGAGTGACTCTTGCTGTTCTATCCTATAGAGATCACAAACGTTCCAAACTCATTTCTGATTTTTTTTCCACAGTTACCCATGAAATGAAAACACCGATCGCCAGCTTACAGCTGCAAATCGAAGTTCTCCTCGAAGATACAAAAGAGCCTGAACTCAAAAGAAAACTAGAAAAGATTTGGAAAGAGAACCAGCGCATTGAATCCCAAATGGGAAATGCATTTTATCTCGCAAGCCTTATGCAAGGAGAATCCTTGTATATGGAACAACTCACCATTTCCGATTTATGTGAATCCTATTCGCATCATGAACCTGATTTGATTTGGAAAGTATCTGTTCCTAAAGAAACCATGGTTTATATTGATAAAAAGGCTTTTTTTGCTATGCTTAAGAACTTAAGTGAAAATGCAAAACGCCACGGAAAGGCAAAAACTATCAAACTCACGATTACAAGAGAAAATAAACAAATTTCCTTTCTTTTGGAGGATGATGGAACTGGATTTGTTGGGAACAAAAAAAATCTTACCCTACCTTTTTTACGGCATTCTAAAACCAGCGGAAGTGGAATTGGTTTGTATATCGTGAAAAAATTAATCGAAAAAATGAAAGGTTCCTTGGAATTTCCGGACAGTTCGTACGGATTTCATGTAAAACTTAACTTAAAAGAGGTTCCATGA
- a CDS encoding response regulator transcription factor: MKPRILLVEDDEGLGETLKERLEQDRYRVQWAKTAAEAETLFSPGQFDLIVLDLRLPDGNGFQLAELFVSKEKDIPFLFLTAQAGAQERLRGFELGAAEFIPKPFHLKEFLIRLERVVAQTRPHFGQKWKMDGKEIHLDSFLVKKEDDTSVLLSKRDCALLALLLSDSRKVFSRSEILDYLVGEESFPTERTIDNAIVRLRDALGEESIRNVRGVGYQWIAEVIPLK, from the coding sequence ATGAAACCAAGAATCTTACTCGTTGAAGATGACGAGGGTCTCGGAGAAACTTTAAAAGAAAGATTAGAGCAGGATCGATACCGAGTCCAGTGGGCAAAAACAGCAGCAGAGGCAGAAACCCTATTCTCGCCAGGCCAATTTGATTTGATCGTTCTCGACTTACGACTACCCGATGGAAACGGATTCCAACTCGCCGAACTCTTTGTATCGAAGGAGAAGGACATCCCTTTTTTATTTCTCACGGCCCAAGCCGGTGCCCAAGAAAGACTTCGCGGATTTGAATTGGGAGCCGCCGAATTTATCCCCAAACCCTTTCATTTAAAAGAGTTTCTCATCCGTTTGGAACGGGTAGTAGCCCAAACCCGTCCCCACTTCGGTCAAAAATGGAAGATGGATGGAAAAGAAATCCACCTGGATTCTTTTCTTGTGAAAAAAGAAGATGATACTTCTGTTCTACTTTCTAAGCGGGATTGTGCCCTTCTGGCTCTCCTACTTTCGGATTCCAGGAAAGTCTTCAGTCGTTCGGAAATCCTAGACTACCTTGTAGGAGAAGAAAGTTTCCCTACAGAAAGAACCATCGATAACGCTATAGTCCGACTTCGGGACGCCCTGGGAGAAGAATCCATCAGAAATGTGCGGGGTGTGGGTTACCAATGGATAGCAGAAGTGATTCCCCTAAAATAG